In Papaver somniferum cultivar HN1 chromosome 9, ASM357369v1, whole genome shotgun sequence, the genomic stretch ATTACAGGGTTTTAACTGATGTAATTTTTCaatcacaagaagaagaagaaacccagAAGTTAAAGGAAGCAAATTTTGAAGCTCCATTGTCTGTATCACCATCACTGGAGCCTTCAGGGGGTGGTGGCGGCGGCTATGTGATTAGGGGAGAAGATGAAGCTGAATTTGGGTGTTTTTTACCACAAGATGGACCTGTTAAACAGAAAGGAAAATTGTTGGTTTCTAGTAGATTTGGCTCAAGGGAGGAGGGAATATCTGGGTCAAAAAGACCATCTGATGAATGGGGAAATGCCCAGTTTAAAGTCCCAAAATCAGTGGTCTACCCAAGTGCATCTGCTCCAATTATAAATCAAGGTATAATTTTGTGACTTTTATTCTTCGGTTATTTGATATTTGCTTACAGATTTCAGTTCTGTCAAAGGTAGCTCATCAAAACTCGAATTCATTGACACAAAATGCATGCACTATTACTCTGTAGAGAATATTTTGACTTTGGCACATACTAGTAGGGACTTTAACATGTGTATCAGTGTATGGTACCTTTGATTTTGATATGCTTCTGGTTGCGTCTTTATGCGGGAATCCCATCCTGTCAAACCATCAAATGCAGTTCAATAGGAGTTGCATACATTAAGACATATTCTTTAGCATGACAATTGAAGCAATATCCTGCTAGGGACTTGAACATATAAGTAGCAGTGTATCTCCTTGGGTTTTGATTTCAACATATAAGATTTTCGCTGCGGTTCAAGCTAAACCCCATTCGAAGTCGTATGAAATTTCTACAGATAATGTTATAAGTAACCTTTAGGTTAGAACATAGGGCATTGATTTTCAAGTGTTTTTAAATTCCAATTCCTCTCAAGTGAATCTGCTCTTATTTGCAATGAAGGTATATTTTGGCTCTTCTAATCTTCAGTTATTGATATTTGGGTTCTGTAAATTCCAATTCTGTCAATTGTAGCTCATCAAAAGTAGCATACATTCTTTAGCATAAAAATGGAAGAAAGTTTTATCTCTGGCACAGTAAGGGCAATAACATATGCGTGTATCACATTGACTTTCGCTTTCAGCACATGAAACTTTCTGTTTTTAAAGATGATACTATAAGCATACCTACTCTAGCAGAATACAGCCACAGGATAGATTAGCAAATAGGCCATTGCTTTTGCTTCATTAAGTGTTTTTATAAAAATGACTCAGCTTAGAACCCCAAACAGAAGCAAAGAAGCAAATGCGCAAAACTTTGCTTTATGAACAATCTAATTATAAGAAGGATTTGAAAAAAGTTTTCAAAATTatgtttctttattgtctttaacTTGGTTAAATATTAACCTGAAGGAAACTTCAAGAGTTGGTTTTTCTAATGCTTGTTTGACAAATTATTATCTACTTCAGTTGAATTCTTTAAGATAACAGGGCATGTGGGGTTTCAGGAAATTTGAAGACTGCAAGCATTACAAATTCATCTGCTTCTGATGTAGAGATCGCTTCTTCAGAACGGGGAGAGGTTAAAATCTCAATGCACCTGCCACACTTCTGCATGCCAAATCTGGATTCAGTTTTCAAGATGGTGGAGGAAAAGTGCATGGAGACCTACAAGATAACAGATCCAGATTTTTCTTTAAAGAATCTGATGATAGAGTTGTGTGAATCTTGTTTGGAAGCTGTAAATGAGACTGGAAAGGATGCAAAGGGCCTTGTGAATGGGATACGAGTCCCTGATTCCTTCAAGAAATCTTCTGGGGATTTTACATCCGATAATATGCTCATTCGTTCAGGAAAGGGAAAAGTGCCACATACATGGAATCATAACAGTACCTCATTACATTGAAAGTAGCTagtttctttttaggtttattccGCAAAACAAACATGGTAGAAACACCAGTCGTTCAGGCAGCATACTTTAGTTATTTCGCGTAGATAGATACAGGAACAGTTAAGTTTTTGAGGGTAAAAATAATATTGATTTTGAGGGGACTAGATAGGGGGGGTCATGTGAGATAAGAAGTCCCAGATTTTTGTACTTGGTCAGTTGAATGTCAAGGCTTAAGACAATTTTGTTAttgttgttggagaaaatgagttatttaatagatgattttttggtcttggtgtggtttgatctcatgacctaatggtctaaggatactcactcatttttgagtgaatgaaatggaacctttagtcccacattgtggaaaactaaagaggtgctccactatattaccatgttctcatggatatgttgtaaaacaatgtgggcgaaaaatacatgtttcgacccatgcccatgcgcgtgcaccaagTATCCacccgtccttgagggattttgcgatgcgaactggatagcagactcagaggagtctaagtctacgagtggatatgtattcactctagcaggtgcatctgtatcttggaagagttccaaacagacatgtataaatcgctcaactatggagtcggagtttattgcgttagataaaaaGCAAGAGAGGAggtcgaatggctaagaaactttttaggaGATATTCCTCACTGGCATAGGACTGTGAcaactatatctatacattgtgacaacaaatctgcaataggagtctaagtctacgagtggatatgtattcactctagtaggtgcgtctgtatcttggaagagttccaaacagacatgtataactCGCtgaactatggagtcggagtttattgcgttagataaagcaggagaggaggtcGAATGACTAACAAACTTTTTAggagatattcctctctggcataggcctgtgccagctatatctatacattgtgacaacaaatctgcaataggtagagctaagaatagcttctacaatggaaagtctatacatatgcgtagaaggcATGATTCTTTGAAACTACTAATCTCCACAggagttatttccatagattggacaaggtccaagaagaatatcgcggaccctttgacgaaagtttTGCCCAAgtagatagttagtaaagcatcgaaggggatgggcttaggctcaaataattaaactttccataaaggatactcaaccttgctgactggagattccaataacaaggtttcgaatgagacaactaatttatggtgggtaaaggtaaacactatcagagaatttcattccctgtcccttccctatggtgttgatgtgatagtgtgactgcatgtggaggttgacttttaattaagtcttaatgagttctatagtttcaatttaagattgaagtggggtgtagcagtaaacactcttgatggaactcacctatctgaatgaggaagtgggtcgcttccaatgagaatagagccgattctctaaagcattttgagaaacaggatatgttcagggccaaaatggacaaaacgacacaaacttagcaacacttggaggatatcatgcatggatgttattagaattacaccaaacgctagcagttcaagacatagttcactgtctagctagtatttccggtaacttctctctaagaaaggttcaagacctcatggacacctttgcctaaatggtattttccttactctgatttttcgttttttaccgatatttcattcatgtgggggattgttggagcaaatgagttatttaataaatgattttttggtcttggtgtggtttgatctcatgacctaagggtctaaggatactcactcatttttgagtgaatgaaatggaacctttagtcccacattgtggaaaactaaagaggtgctccactatattaccatgttctcatggatatgttgtaaaacaatgtgggtggagcaggTGGGgccaaaaatacatgtttcgacccatgcccatgcgcgtgtaccaagcaccaagtccgtgtctacttgaaattattttttgcaagtttttaacttgataaataatttatttaagagttttatttatgcaaaaaattcttttttgtgcttaattgttttacaagaaataaaactcgttttataagaaaaaacctaaacctaacttgatttgcaaattaattttcctataaatacaactcaaaaatctcttttcaaaacacataagcaacgaccatctctaggtctacttttcttcatcttcttgcttttattttcgtgcggcgttttactttcatccccgttgctgagtttaagagtggataacttgtattgtgctaatacaagttatatcgggcagtattatcctggacacatcttcgcacgttgcgGTTTAgcaattactttagagtatacccgcgaactaatgtgttaaggacagcttgttgaacctgtgattcttcccccATCAATTtgtccgtggtggaaagaagcttcaattagtgaaatggattccgtttgagaaaacggtacttttgaacttgtagatttacctccagggtctaaggccataggttgtaaatagattttcaagagaaaacgtaatataaatggaactattgaaaaatacaagtctaggttggtagcgaaaggctataaacagatagaaggtatagacttctttgatacatattcaccagtaagtagaattagctccattagtatgttaattgctatagcttctgtccataacctatatatacatcaaatggatgtaaagacaacgtTTTTCAATGGTGAATTAgaggaagaaatttatatggaacaacccgaaggatttgtagttaaaggttgtgagaagaaggtttgtaaactgaagaaatatttgtatggattgaaacaagcacctaaacagtggcatgagaagtttgataatttgatgatttctagtggttttagaattaatgaatatgataagtgtgtttatactaaacttttcaaggatgcctgtgtggttgtatgcttgtatgttgatgatatgcttatactaggtacaaacatggacgTTATTAAtaacactaagaaaatgttgaatgagaactttgacatgaaagacttaggccccgctgatgtcatattagggatgaagattagaaaaacttctaatggctatagtccgagtcagtctcattatgttgaatccatacttaataAATATAaccagtttgactgtaaacctgtttgcactccatatgattcttcttgaaaactcatgaagaataagggtgtaggtgttaaccaacttgaatactctagagtcataggaagtctgatgtatttgtggattgtacgagaccagacattgtttatgctgtgagtaggttaagcaggtatacttgtaatccagggcagaaacattgggatgcacttaatagagtgctaaagtacttgaagtacacaatgaccttttgtttgaattacgaagggtatccggccgtccttgagggattttgcgatgcgaactggatagcagaatcAGAGGAGTCTAattctacgagtggatatgtattcactctagcaggtgcgtctgtatcttggaagagttccaaacatacatgtatagctcgctcaactatggagtcggagtttattgtgttagataaagcaggagaggaggccgaatggctaagaaactttttaggaGATATTCCTCTCTGACATAGGCCTGTGCCATCTATGTCTATACATTGTGAaaacaaatctgcaataggtagagctaagaatagcttctacaatggaaagtctatacatatgcgtagaagacatgattctttgaaattactaatctccacaggcattatttccatagattggacaaggtccaagaagaatatcgcggaccctttgacgaaaggtttgcccaaggagatagttagtaaagcatcgaaggggatggggcttaggctcaaataattaaaattgccatgaaggatactcaaccttgctgactggagattccaataacaaggtttcgaatgagacaactaatttatggtgggtaaaggtaaacactatcagagaatttcattctctgtcccttccctatggtgtttatgtgatagtgtgactgcatgtggaggataacttttaattaagtcttaatgagttctatagtttcaatttaagattgaagtggggtgtagaagtaaacactcttgattgaactcacctatctgaatgaggaagtgggtcgcttccaatgagaatagagccgattctctaaagcattttgagaaacaggatatgtccagggccaaaatggacaaaacggcacaaacttagcaacacttggaggatatcatgcatggatgttattagaattacaccaaacgctagcagttcaagacatagttcactgtctagctagtagttccgataacttctctctaagcaaggttcaagacctcatggacacctttgcctaaatggtattttccttactctgatttttcgttttttaccgagatttcattcatgtgggggattgttggagaaaatgagttatttaataaatgatttttttgtcttggtgtggtttgatctcatgacctaagggtctaaggatactcactcatttttgagtgaatgaaatggaacatttagtccacattgtggaaaactaaagaggtgctccactatattaccatgttctcatggatatgttgtaaaaaaaTGTGGGTGGAgcaggtggggcgaaaaatacatgtttcgacccatgcccatgtgcgtgtaccaagcaccaagtccttgtctacttgaaattattttttgcaagtttttaacttgataaataatttatttaagagttttatttatgaaaaaaattctttttttgtgtttaattgttttacaagaaacaaaactcgttttataagaaaaaacctaaacctaacttgatttgcaagttaattttcctataaatacaactcgaaaatctcttttcaaaacacacaagcagcgaccatctctaagtctacttttcttcatcttctttcttttattttcgtgcggcgttttacttccatccccgctgctgagtttaagagtgggtaacttgtattgtgctaatacaagttatatcgggcagtcttatcctggacacatcttcgcacgttggggtttagcattactttagagtatacccgcgaactaatatgttaaggacaacttgttgaacatgtgattctgccctcattgatgagtgccaaatattgtatatatttatccctttttgttggcattttaactcatcttttatgcattaattctacattttatcccatattctgtattttcattgttttcaagaataaatatttttattaattaattttgcatttttaggtagtaaataaagttcggatgagtcgcggagcgaaaagagcagaaaagtagtggaaagccgggagaaattacgcaaggaagccgcgaagaatggtgcgcacaacctcattttctacacacaaaagcgcctccgttctcagccatcagatcagttctcagaagcatccgacggtcgctccttgctgagcatcaaaatctgatgtctctgccaagcaccacagcgctgaaattccaagccttcagattagatggtagttgaatccaacggtcgctcccttgctgtgcatcaaagtttgatatctccgcctaacactacagtacctaactccatcaagtaccgttcattttgttgtatcatataatccaacggtcgctcatcgcttgcctccgcatcaccgtccgatctaccaactaTCTTCGCAtcccacggcttagtctcgctgaacataaaaaatcgatgaactcgcctcacaccctagtacccgagcccatccacctaacccaaacacacccccctaccccaaacacagtcgagccatcTCTTCCATCTTCCCCTCTGCAGAATCACCACCGTCTTCAACAgagccatgtcctgccaccaccagaacaccacctctgccactgccgcttcaccaccacacctccaccatcatcacacctatcctccaccatcattaccccctttgttctagcctcctattgtatagatttctcccctaatttctctctaaaaacctagggaagaaatcaataaaataggacgagttagaaatacgtaattgaagcatgggaatggagcaggagactgaggagaagaatgggtcgaaagaagactcgtcaaatcacatgttaggtgagttcaatttcaattcctaaatctctgtaatttgggggttttttctaagaaaccctaattcatgattggaaccgtaccaggagagaattagagtaggggaatgggctcaaattagacccatgacattagataagcagtaaacctaattgtactgctAAATTGTggcattttgggaaaatgggtgataaccctaatgtgttgtgggtatataaatgggtgtgggtgtgttgtaatagtcatgttgggattagcctgcatccagaactgctaagttctgttaattttcatgtcctgttaaatgttaaattttaatttgcaatttcaGCTTCAGTTCACATGATTAATTTCAGTTCAGTTGTTAATTTCACTTTATGTTAATGCCCATGTTCTGTTAATGCTGTTGTCTCCTGTTAATTTGTatgctcctgttatgttatgttatgttatgttgtcTCCTGTTAGCTCAGTTCAGTGTGTGATTGTAGTGCTTAAATGTCATAGAACTGATGATATCTACTTAaatgaatgcatctgtgatcagttgtgctgtaagaagacaactgattctaggggtgaaagaatgatggtagctaagaattcagtgTGATACATGTTCAGTTAGTTCTGTTAAATGGAGTAAACCTTGCTGCATAGTGTTAATTGAGTAGTGGGaggaaactagtgctcactagtgacaatgagcaagctagatctcttcccactctaaaagagtgccttaacttacctccatgttagcttaaccttcttcccctgccttaggctaactgcctttgtgttattttcattttgctcctttgtgttttgttcactgtaattttcatttgcttctgttcactgTTTGGCTGTTATTTTGTTATTGCTTTGTTCCTTTCCctgtgctgttgttgctgctgcatttctactgctgcactgctacattgcttcccctgctgcaactttgctgctgctgctgccacttccatttctctgctgcagctgctgttgctttggctctgcagttgctgttgctgttgcctttgtctagctgctgttgctgtttacCACTCTCTgttgcagctgccctgccaagctgctaCCACTTCTTCTCCTGTGCAGTCTTGccactgctgctgccaagccaagtccagttcttgctgctcctgcagccaagcaaaggcctagttcaacaactgagtccaaagcccaaaaggcctagttcaatatcTAAGCCCAATACATCTCAAGCCCAaggctcacttcaaactgaagcccaattcagtcatctgtgggcttaaccaaagcccatttgtttaagaccaaagcccaaatttcattaaggccaaagcctagtgtattgataggttagagctaaagcccaattcaattaattgtgggcttaacccaaaaacctgaactcactttaaggccaaagcccaatttgcttttcaaagaccaactgagcccaagctcagttcattttattgtgaacaaacccaatagtacattaagcccaacacttccaaagggcttctaagcccaaagcaaatctaggaacccaaatagctaaaacacttccgaaacacacccgatctctgtggatcgacccgtacttgcacgagctacaactgacgaccgtgcacttgcggtattactgtaggcccccgtttttctgcgcatcattttatacacatctccgggcccaccaagtttttggcgccgctgccggggactatcaCTCATCAATTtgtccgtggtggaaagaagcttcaattagtgaaatggattccgttcgagaaaacggtacttttgaacttgtagatttacctccagggtctaaggccataggttgtaaatagattttcaagagaaaacgtaatataaatggaactattgaaaaatacaagtctAGGTTGgcagcgaaaggctataaacagatagaaggtatagacttctttgatacatattcaccagtaagtataattagctccattaggatgttaattgctatagcttatgtccataacctacagatacatcaaatggatgtaaagacaacgtttttgaatggtgaattagatgaagaaatttatatggaacaacccgaaggctttgtagttaaaggttgtgataagaaggtttgtaaactgaagaaatctttgtatggattgaaacaagcacctaaacagtggcatgagaagtttgataatttgatgatttctagtggttttagaattaatgaatctgataagtgtgtttatactaaacttgtcaaggatgcctgtgtggttgtatgcttgtatgttgatgatatgcttatactaggtacaaacatggatgttattaataccactaagaaaatgttgaatgagaactttgacatgaaagacttaggccccgctgatgtcatattagggatgaagattagaaaaacttctaatggctatagtctgagtcagtctcattatgttgaatccatacttaagaaatataatcagtttgactgtaaacctgtttgcactccatatgattcttcttgcaaactcatgaagaataagggtgtaggtgttaaccaacttgaatactcgaaagtcataggaagtctgatgtatttgatgaattgtacgagaccagacattgcttatgttgtgagtaggttaagcatgtatacttgtaatccagggaagaaagattgggatgcacttaatagagtgctaaagtacttgaagtacacaatgaccttttgtttgaattacgaagggtatctggccgtccttgagggattttgcgatgcgaactggatagcatactcataggagtctaagtctacgagtggatatataTTCACTATATCAGGTgtgtctgtatcttggaagagttcaaaacagacatgtatagctcgctcaactatggagtcggagtttattgcgttatatAAAGCAgtagaggaggccgaatggctaagaaactttttaggagatattcctctctggcataggcctgtgccagctatatctatacattgtgacaacaaatctgCAATAGTTAGAGCTAAGAATAACTTCTACAATAGAAAGtttatacatatgcgtagaagacatgattctttgaaattactaatctccacaggcgttatttccatagattggacaaggtccaagaagaatatcgcagaccctttgacgaaaggtttgcccaaTGAGATAGTTAgaaaagcatcgaaggggatgggagttaggctcaaataattaaaattgccatgaaggatactcaaccttgctgactggagattccaataacaaggtttcgaatgagacaactaatttatggtgggtaaaggtaaacactatcagagaatttcattctctgtcccttccgtATGGTGTttatgtgatagtgtgactgcatgtggaggataacttttaattaagtcttaatgagttctatagtttcaatttaagattgaagtggggtgtagaagtaaacactcttgattgaactcacctatctgaatgaggaagtgggtcgcttccaatgagaatagagccgattctctaaagcattttgagaaacaggatatgtccagggccaaaatggacaaaacggcacaaacttagcaacacttggaggatatcatgcatggatgttattagaattacaccaaacgctagcatttcaagacatagttcactgtctagctagtagttccggtaacttctctctaagcaaggttcaagacctcatgaacacctttgcctaaatggtattttccttactctgatttttcatttcttaccgagatttcattcatgtgggggattgttggagaaaatgagttatttaataaatgattttttggttttggtgtggtttgatctcatgacctaagggtctaaggatactcactcatttttgagtgaatgaaatggaacctttagtcccacattgtggaaaactaaagaggtgctccattatattaccatgttctcatggatatgttgtaaaacaatgtgggtggagcaggTGAggtcgaaaaatacatgtttcgacccatgcccatgcgcgtgtaccaagcaccaagtccgtgtctacttgaaattattttttgcaagtttttaacttgataaataatttatttacgagtttatttatggaaaaaattcctttttgtgtttaattgttttacaagaaacaaaactcgttttataagaaaaaacctaaacataacttgatttgcaagttaattttcctataaatacaactcgaaaatctcttttcaaaacacacaagcagcgaccatctctaggtctacttttcttcatcttcttgcttttattttcgtacggcgttttacttctatccccattgctgagtttaagagtgggtaacttctattgtgctaatacaagttatatcgggcagtcttatcctggacacattttcgcacgttggggtttagcattactttagagtatacccgcgaactaatgtgttaaggacagcttgttgaatctttgattctaccctcatcaatttgttcgtggtagagttgtttgatacggttctttatatttattgtttgatacatctgacgtttcttctattgttacaAGACACCAACAATTGTATGGCTCAAAATTGAAAACACGGTAGAACGATAACTGTAACATCTTTGATACTTGGTAAAAGATGTGTTTGGCTATGTTCACTTTTGTTCTTGGGAAATTTTGATTGACATTCCAGTTAATATTAATAGTgtgatatttttgttgtttcagagctctttatggTTTCTACTGAAATAATATTGCTGTTTGTAGGATCTAAGAAATAATCAGTATGTTCAATTCTGTTGTAGGACATTTTTCGATTGAAGCTGTTAGTAATTTTAGCTTACAAAGAGGGAGT encodes the following:
- the LOC113311176 gene encoding probable inactive histone-lysine N-methyltransferase SUVR2 — protein: MAPPNTNTKPKATAAFKAMRKLGVPPETITKNLKKLLDLYDKNWSFIEEDNYRVLTDVIFQSQEEEETQKLKEANFEAPLSVSPSLEPSGGGGGGYVIRGEDEAEFGCFLPQDGPVKQKGKLLVSSRFGSREEGISGSKRPSDEWGNAQFKVPKSVVYPSASAPIINQGNLKTASITNSSASDVEIASSERGEVKISMHLPHFCMPNLDSVFKMVEEKCMETYKITDPDFSLKNLMIELCESCLEAVNETGKDAKGLVNGIRVPDSFKKSSGDFTSDNMLIRSGKGKVPHTWNHNSTSLH